In Nocardia asteroides, a single genomic region encodes these proteins:
- the idi gene encoding isopentenyl-diphosphate Delta-isomerase: MVNDAAPTGREALPIELVDAAGAAVGTCSVARAHRSPGMLHRAFSVLLFDASGRVLLQQRAAVKTRFPLRWANTCCGHPAPGQPVTEAAGIRLREELGLGAALREAGAFTYRAADPRTGRVEFEYDHVVVGPHAGDEPHPDPAEVADYAWVEPGQLGRDLREHPQRYAPWLGGVLELALVAPR; this comes from the coding sequence ATGGTGAACGACGCCGCGCCGACCGGCCGGGAGGCGCTGCCGATCGAGCTGGTCGACGCGGCGGGGGCTGCGGTCGGCACCTGCTCGGTGGCGCGGGCGCACCGCTCCCCCGGCATGCTGCACCGCGCCTTCTCGGTGCTGCTCTTCGACGCCTCCGGGCGGGTGCTGCTCCAGCAGCGCGCGGCGGTGAAGACCCGGTTCCCGCTGCGCTGGGCCAACACCTGCTGCGGGCACCCGGCGCCGGGGCAGCCGGTGACCGAGGCCGCGGGCATCCGGCTCCGCGAGGAGCTCGGCCTCGGCGCTGCGCTCCGCGAGGCCGGCGCCTTCACCTATCGGGCCGCCGACCCGCGCACCGGGCGGGTCGAGTTCGAGTACGACCACGTGGTCGTCGGCCCGCACGCGGGCGATGAACCGCACCCGGACCCGGCGGAGGTCGCCGACTACGCCTGGGTCGAGCCCGGGCAGCTCGGACGCGACCTGCGGGAGCACCCGCAGCGGTACGCGCCGTGGCTGGGCGGGGTGCTCGAGCTCGCCCTCGTGGCACCCCGCTGA
- a CDS encoding DinB family protein, with the protein MTWTAPAVERDPVPPTGTEAAQLRARLARQRATLLDRCAGLDGEQLARRAVPPSTLSLLGLIRHLSEVERGWLRTTAAGERLGYLYCATDNPDGDFDDADPANAATDFATYHRETTAADLAVEHLALDHDGHHPITGEPYSLRWIYLHLLEEYARHNGHADLLRQCVDGRTGS; encoded by the coding sequence GTGACGTGGACAGCACCGGCCGTCGAGCGCGACCCCGTCCCGCCGACCGGCACCGAGGCGGCGCAGCTGCGCGCGCGGCTCGCGCGCCAGCGCGCCACCCTGCTCGACCGCTGCGCCGGGCTCGACGGCGAGCAGCTCGCCCGCCGGGCCGTCCCACCGTCGACCCTCTCCCTGCTCGGGCTGATCCGGCACCTCTCCGAGGTGGAGCGCGGCTGGCTCCGCACGACCGCCGCGGGCGAGCGCCTCGGCTACCTCTACTGCGCCACGGACAACCCGGACGGCGATTTCGACGATGCCGACCCGGCGAACGCCGCGACCGATTTCGCGACCTACCACCGGGAAACCACGGCGGCCGACCTGGCGGTCGAACATCTCGCGCTCGACCACGACGGCCACCATCCGATCACCGGAGAGCCCTACTCGCTGCGCTGGATCTACCTCCACCTGCTCGAGGAGTACGCCAGGCACAACGGCCACGCCGACCTGCTCCGCCAGTGCGTCGACGGCCGCACCGGCAGCTGA
- a CDS encoding family 2B encapsulin nanocompartment shell protein codes for MSTPDTTRAAPTALHPAAARALATTTKSVPQMQGSTPRWLLRMLPWVEVDSGTYRVNRRLTYTVGDGRITCTAVGGEYRVVPMELRELRALRGLDDDALRQLAGAFRQREYQPGETLCEFGNELDAVHVIAHGRVTVDVPDAYGARVRLEVIDAGAHIGAELLAGARPIWEFTATAETACTVLSLPRARFDPLRTEIPGLAGHPADLREAAGTDRFGQAAIDLSAGHDGEPAVPGTYVDYEPRPREYALSVAQLRLRVHTRVTDLYNKPMDQLEQQLRLSLEALRERQERDLLTHPGYGLLHNVAPSQRVVPATGPPTPADLDRLLARRRKTAFFLAHPLVIAQFGRECTARGIYPEPVEVEGRRVQAWRDIPFLPSDKIPITPARTSTVLAMRIGERDDGVIALRQTGLPDEYRPGISVRFSGIDDHAVASYLISANHAAAVLVPDALGALTDVQLSL; via the coding sequence GTGAGCACTCCCGACACCACCCGCGCGGCACCGACCGCGCTGCACCCGGCCGCGGCGAGGGCGCTGGCGACAACGACCAAGTCGGTGCCGCAGATGCAGGGCAGCACGCCGCGCTGGCTGCTGCGCATGCTGCCCTGGGTCGAGGTGGACAGCGGCACCTACCGGGTGAACCGGCGGCTCACCTATACCGTCGGCGACGGCCGGATCACCTGCACCGCGGTCGGGGGTGAATACCGGGTTGTGCCGATGGAACTGCGGGAACTCAGGGCGCTGCGCGGGCTCGACGACGACGCGCTCCGGCAGCTCGCGGGGGCGTTCCGGCAGCGGGAGTACCAGCCGGGCGAGACGCTCTGCGAGTTCGGCAACGAGCTCGACGCCGTGCACGTGATCGCGCACGGCCGGGTCACCGTCGACGTCCCGGACGCCTACGGCGCGCGGGTCCGGCTGGAGGTGATCGACGCGGGCGCCCACATCGGCGCCGAGCTACTGGCCGGGGCGCGGCCGATCTGGGAGTTCACCGCCACGGCCGAGACGGCGTGCACCGTGCTGTCGCTCCCGCGCGCCCGGTTCGATCCGCTCCGCACCGAGATCCCCGGCCTGGCAGGCCATCCGGCCGACCTTCGGGAGGCGGCCGGTACCGACAGGTTCGGCCAGGCCGCCATCGATCTCAGCGCGGGCCACGACGGCGAGCCTGCCGTCCCCGGCACCTACGTCGACTACGAGCCGCGGCCGCGGGAGTACGCGCTCAGCGTGGCGCAGCTGCGGCTGCGGGTGCACACCCGCGTCACCGACCTCTACAACAAGCCGATGGACCAGCTGGAGCAGCAGCTGCGGCTCTCGCTGGAGGCGCTGCGGGAGCGCCAGGAGCGCGATCTGCTGACCCACCCCGGCTACGGGCTGCTGCACAATGTGGCCCCGTCGCAGCGGGTGGTCCCGGCCACCGGGCCGCCGACCCCGGCGGACCTCGACCGGCTGCTCGCCCGCCGCCGCAAGACCGCGTTCTTCCTCGCGCACCCCCTGGTCATCGCCCAGTTCGGCCGGGAGTGCACCGCGCGCGGCATCTACCCGGAGCCGGTCGAGGTCGAGGGCAGGCGGGTGCAGGCCTGGCGCGATATCCCGTTCCTGCCCTCGGACAAGATCCCGATCACCCCCGCGCGGACGAGCACCGTGCTCGCCATGCGGATCGGCGAGCGCGACGACGGGGTGATCGCGCTCCGGCAGACCGGGCTCCCGGACGAGTACCGGCCGGGCATCTCGGTGCGCTTCAGCGGCATCGACGACCACGCCGTCGCCTCCTACCTGATCAGTGCCAACCACGCCGCGGCGGTGCTGGTGCCGGACGCGCTCGGCGCGCTCACCGATGTGCAACTGAGTCTCTGA
- a CDS encoding maleylpyruvate isomerase family mycothiol-dependent enzyme yields MSDTEVRAAIAAERTELAELLAGLDAAAWEAPTLCAGWRPREVLAHMTMAYRLSLPRFALDMVKARGNFNRMSDRRARADAAALTPEELVASLRDNAGHPWKPPGSGYEATLAHEVIHGMDITVALGLPRRVPIERVAVVLADTKPQQVSYFGTDLSGVELRADDLDWSLTGDAPESVVSGTAQDLLLVLCGRKLPAGRLAGEQASRYEAG; encoded by the coding sequence ATGTCCGACACCGAGGTGCGCGCCGCCATCGCGGCCGAGCGCACCGAGCTCGCCGAGCTGCTCGCCGGGCTCGACGCCGCGGCCTGGGAGGCGCCGACGCTGTGCGCCGGCTGGCGGCCGCGCGAGGTACTGGCGCACATGACCATGGCCTACCGCCTCTCGCTACCGCGCTTCGCGCTGGACATGGTGAAGGCGCGCGGGAACTTCAACCGGATGTCCGATCGCCGGGCCCGCGCCGATGCCGCCGCGCTGACGCCGGAGGAGCTGGTGGCGAGCCTGCGCGACAACGCCGGCCATCCCTGGAAGCCGCCGGGCAGCGGGTACGAGGCGACGCTGGCGCACGAGGTGATCCACGGGATGGACATCACCGTCGCGCTCGGATTGCCGCGCCGCGTTCCGATCGAGCGGGTCGCGGTCGTGCTCGCGGACACCAAGCCCCAGCAGGTGAGCTACTTCGGCACCGACCTGTCCGGGGTCGAGCTGCGCGCCGACGACCTGGACTGGAGCCTGACCGGGGACGCCCCGGAGTCGGTCGTCTCCGGGACCGCCCAGGACCTGCTGCTCGTGCTCTGCGGGCGCAAACTCCCCGCCGGGCGGCTCGCCGGGGAGCAGGCTTCCCGGTACGAGGCCGGATAG
- a CDS encoding PaaI family thioesterase — protein MNEQRLDPALPSADHHAGGFRPMVELIEANAAADAARRGGELYGDFIEQVRLLMDRARMADPGDELSQHIITQLTKLNDELAGAAVDEWSLPNWTRNDLPSRGNLTLPPYQIDSADATGVHGRIVFRAFHLGGNSAAHGGHIALGFDDLLGMAAALTSGAITRTASLTVDYRAITPLDRELNLHAWTERQEGRKVYVRATLHDGDRLCAEAHGLFIVLKPGQQ, from the coding sequence ATGAACGAACAGCGGCTCGACCCGGCGCTGCCCAGCGCCGACCACCACGCAGGCGGCTTCCGGCCGATGGTCGAGCTGATCGAGGCGAACGCGGCGGCGGACGCGGCGCGGCGCGGCGGCGAACTCTACGGCGACTTCATCGAACAGGTCCGGCTGCTCATGGACCGGGCCCGCATGGCCGACCCGGGCGACGAGCTCTCCCAGCACATCATCACCCAGCTGACCAAGCTGAACGACGAGCTGGCCGGCGCCGCGGTGGACGAGTGGTCGCTGCCCAACTGGACCCGCAACGACCTGCCCTCCCGCGGCAACCTGACACTGCCGCCCTACCAGATCGACTCCGCCGACGCGACCGGCGTGCACGGCCGCATCGTCTTCCGCGCCTTCCACCTCGGCGGCAACTCGGCCGCGCACGGCGGCCACATCGCGCTCGGCTTCGACGACCTGCTCGGCATGGCCGCCGCGCTCACCTCCGGCGCGATCACCCGCACCGCCTCGCTCACCGTCGACTACCGCGCCATCACCCCGCTCGACCGCGAACTGAACCTGCACGCGTGGACCGAGCGGCAGGAGGGCCGCAAGGTCTACGTCCGCGCCACCCTGCACGACGGCGACCGCCTCTGCGCCGAGGCGCACGGCCTCTTCATCGTCCTGAAGCCGGGCCAGCAGTAG
- a CDS encoding polyprenyl synthetase family protein, with the protein MTREIAKDHHTDVLADSRAACAATLQAAVDAMPPTIRHIAGYHFGWWDRDGLPERHTGGKALRPAFVLAACTVTGGEIANALPAAAAVELVHNFSLLHDDVMDRDTTRRHRPTAWTVFGIGPAILAGDALATQAFALLAGTADARAAAAAELLNRAVLELVEGQCADLSFERRRDVTVAECLAMTDRKTGALFGCAAELGGLFGAAGPGELLRLREIGSLVGRAFQHVDDLLGIWGDAHSTGKSVYSDLRSRKKSLPVVFALAAGTAEATALAALYHRDEPLDDAELRTAAELVAAAGGRDWSRSQAAELCERARTMIAELSSDPAAGADLDALAALAADRTW; encoded by the coding sequence ATGACCCGGGAAATCGCCAAGGATCACCACACCGACGTGCTCGCCGACAGCCGCGCGGCGTGTGCGGCCACCCTGCAGGCCGCCGTCGACGCCATGCCGCCCACGATCCGCCACATCGCCGGCTACCACTTCGGGTGGTGGGACCGGGACGGGCTGCCCGAGCGGCACACCGGCGGCAAGGCGCTGCGGCCCGCCTTCGTGCTGGCGGCCTGCACCGTGACCGGCGGCGAGATCGCGAACGCGCTGCCCGCCGCCGCCGCGGTGGAGCTCGTGCACAACTTCTCGCTGCTGCACGACGACGTCATGGACCGCGACACCACCCGCAGGCACCGGCCGACCGCGTGGACCGTCTTCGGCATCGGGCCCGCGATCCTGGCAGGCGACGCGCTCGCCACCCAGGCCTTCGCGCTGCTCGCCGGGACCGCGGACGCCAGGGCCGCCGCCGCGGCCGAGCTGCTGAACCGCGCGGTGCTCGAGCTCGTCGAAGGGCAGTGCGCCGACCTGAGTTTCGAGCGCCGCCGCGATGTCACCGTCGCCGAGTGCCTGGCGATGACCGATCGGAAGACCGGCGCGCTCTTCGGCTGCGCGGCCGAGCTCGGCGGGCTCTTCGGTGCCGCCGGGCCGGGTGAGCTGCTGCGGCTGCGCGAGATCGGCAGCCTCGTCGGCCGGGCCTTCCAGCACGTCGACGACCTGCTCGGGATCTGGGGCGACGCGCACAGCACCGGCAAATCGGTCTACTCCGATCTGCGCAGCCGGAAGAAATCGCTGCCGGTGGTCTTCGCGCTCGCCGCCGGAACGGCCGAGGCCACCGCGCTCGCCGCGCTCTACCACCGCGACGAGCCGCTCGACGACGCCGAATTGCGCACGGCGGCGGAGCTCGTCGCGGCCGCGGGCGGGCGGGACTGGAGCCGGAGCCAGGCCGCCGAGCTGTGCGAGCGGGCGAGGACGATGATCGCGGAGCTGAGCAGCGATCCGGCGGCCGGTGCGGATCTGGACGCGCTCGCGGCGCTCGCCGCGGACCGGACATGGTGA
- a CDS encoding sulfotransferase family protein produces MTTMGRAEIGTIDDLHASATKVIGLEDFGADDYRAGLAVLLESYAADAELTPWGNKINRALLRGGLIARALSESAWQKYPEHAQVPVERPIFVTGLPRSGTTAVHRLLTADPMHQGLEMWLTEMPQPRPPRDTWASNPVYQGISAGYEKHHVEHPEFMGVHHISADQVEECWQLLRQSAMSISYECLAYLPTYSDWLRGQDWTSAYRRHRKNLQLIGLPNAEQRWVLKNPSHLFALDALFAVYPDALVVQLHREPSTIIASVCSLNEKASAGWSEKFRGDVVGSTQLELWARGADTFRADRAAYDQAQFIDVYYDDFVADPLAAVRGIYRHFGIDLTPAAEQKMTALHNASTSGAARPQHRYTLDDYGLTAGQVDERFAEYRAAHFPG; encoded by the coding sequence GCGGTGCTGCTGGAGTCGTACGCCGCCGACGCCGAGCTGACCCCATGGGGGAACAAGATCAATCGGGCGCTGCTGCGCGGCGGGCTGATCGCGCGGGCACTCAGCGAGAGTGCCTGGCAGAAGTACCCGGAGCACGCGCAGGTGCCGGTCGAGCGCCCGATCTTCGTCACCGGGCTGCCGCGCTCCGGCACCACCGCGGTGCACCGGCTGCTCACCGCCGACCCCATGCACCAGGGGCTGGAGATGTGGCTCACCGAGATGCCGCAGCCCCGCCCGCCGCGCGACACCTGGGCGAGCAACCCGGTGTACCAGGGCATTTCGGCCGGGTACGAGAAACATCACGTGGAGCATCCCGAGTTCATGGGCGTGCACCACATCTCGGCCGACCAGGTCGAGGAGTGCTGGCAGCTGCTGCGCCAGTCCGCCATGTCCATCTCCTACGAGTGCCTGGCCTACCTGCCCACCTACTCCGACTGGCTGCGCGGCCAGGACTGGACCTCGGCCTACCGACGGCACAGGAAGAACCTGCAGCTCATCGGGTTACCCAACGCCGAACAGCGCTGGGTGCTCAAGAACCCGAGCCACCTCTTCGCCCTCGACGCCCTCTTCGCCGTCTACCCGGACGCCCTGGTCGTGCAGCTGCACCGCGAGCCGAGCACCATCATCGCCTCGGTCTGCAGCCTGAACGAGAAAGCCAGCGCGGGGTGGTCGGAGAAGTTCCGCGGCGACGTGGTCGGCAGCACCCAGCTCGAGCTGTGGGCGCGCGGCGCGGACACCTTCCGCGCCGATCGGGCCGCGTACGACCAGGCGCAGTTCATCGACGTCTACTACGACGACTTCGTCGCCGACCCGCTCGCCGCCGTCCGCGGCATCTACCGGCACTTCGGCATCGACCTGACCCCCGCCGCGGAGCAGAAGATGACAGCGCTGCACAACGCGAGCACCTCCGGCGCGGCCCGCCCGCAGCACCGGTACACGCTCGACGACTACGGCCTCACCGCCGGGCAGGTGGACGAGCGCTTCGCGGAGTACCGCGCCGCGCACTTCCCCGGATAA
- a CDS encoding terpene synthase family protein produces MQPFALPDFYTAHPARLNPHVETARTHTKHWAFEMGMLGDSVGGAVVWDEASFDGMDYAGLCAYTHPEADAATLDTVTDWYTWVFYFDDHFLERFKRTGDLEGARAYLDRLAGFMPADGAAVPEPTNPDERGLGDLWARTVPAMSAGWRERFAQSTRNLLLDCVWELRNINTARVPNPIDYIEMRRKVGGAPWSADLVEYARGTEIPPALVGTRALRVLKDTFADAVHLRNDIFSYQRETEQEGEVNNGVLVLERFFGCSPQQAADIVNDQLTSRMHQFENTVLTELPVLFEEHGLDAAQRAAALSYAQGLQDWQSGGHEWHLRSNRYMNAGAQALPLGPSGIGTALSRPGFWRGLAGPGGARSHTPVPFRSTGPLPLPEFDVPFDLGLSPHLGTARAESVEWAERVGFHDPLPEFGGRRLWTRADTVGFDFALCSAGLDPDADPDALTLSAEWLTWGTWGDDYFPVAFPASGSVGSMAAAKACAARLAEFMPLALDAGPEPGTPLERGLAELWPRTAGPMPAAARATFRAAVCSMVESWLWELANHIQHRVPDPVDYLEMRRRTFGSDLTIALSKLARGGTVPEAVFESTTMRGIEHAAQDYGCLINDLFSYQKEIEYEGELHNAVLVVETFFGCGRERAAAVVDDLMRARMRQFQRLVAEELPVLFEHHRLDSAARAAVTGYIGELRDWIAGILHWHRGTSRYRPENLRYPVGHAPAGGAPAASVGAPRGLGTSAARIAARPRSRHRTIEGRTAS; encoded by the coding sequence GGAGACCGCGCGCACGCACACCAAGCACTGGGCCTTCGAGATGGGCATGCTCGGCGACTCGGTGGGCGGCGCGGTGGTCTGGGACGAGGCGAGCTTCGACGGCATGGACTACGCGGGGCTGTGCGCGTACACCCACCCGGAGGCCGACGCGGCGACCCTGGACACCGTCACCGATTGGTACACCTGGGTCTTCTACTTCGACGACCACTTCCTCGAACGGTTCAAGCGCACCGGCGATCTGGAGGGCGCGCGGGCCTACCTGGACCGGCTGGCAGGCTTCATGCCCGCCGACGGCGCCGCCGTGCCGGAGCCGACCAACCCCGACGAGCGGGGGCTGGGCGACCTGTGGGCGCGCACGGTGCCCGCGATGTCGGCCGGCTGGCGCGAGCGGTTCGCGCAGAGTACGAGGAACCTGCTGCTCGACTGCGTGTGGGAGCTGCGCAATATCAACACCGCGCGGGTGCCGAACCCGATCGACTACATCGAGATGCGGCGCAAGGTCGGCGGCGCGCCGTGGTCGGCGGATCTGGTGGAGTACGCGCGCGGCACCGAGATCCCGCCCGCGCTGGTCGGCACCAGGGCGCTGCGGGTGCTGAAGGACACCTTCGCCGACGCGGTGCACCTGCGCAACGACATCTTCTCCTACCAGCGCGAGACCGAACAGGAGGGCGAGGTGAACAACGGGGTCCTGGTGCTGGAGCGGTTCTTCGGCTGTTCGCCGCAGCAGGCCGCCGATATCGTCAACGACCAGCTGACCTCCCGGATGCACCAGTTCGAGAACACGGTGCTGACCGAGCTGCCGGTGCTCTTCGAGGAGCACGGGCTGGACGCGGCGCAGCGCGCGGCGGCGCTGTCGTACGCGCAGGGGTTGCAGGACTGGCAGTCCGGCGGGCACGAGTGGCACCTGCGCTCCAACCGCTACATGAACGCCGGTGCGCAGGCGCTGCCGCTGGGGCCGAGCGGAATCGGCACCGCGCTGTCCCGGCCCGGGTTCTGGCGCGGGCTGGCCGGCCCCGGCGGCGCGCGCAGCCACACCCCGGTTCCGTTCCGGAGTACCGGCCCGCTGCCGCTGCCCGAGTTCGACGTTCCCTTCGATCTCGGGCTCAGCCCGCACCTCGGTACCGCGCGGGCGGAGAGCGTGGAGTGGGCCGAGCGGGTCGGGTTCCACGATCCGCTGCCCGAGTTCGGCGGCAGGCGGCTCTGGACGCGGGCCGACACCGTCGGCTTCGATTTCGCGCTCTGCTCGGCGGGGCTGGACCCGGATGCCGATCCCGACGCGCTGACGCTGTCGGCGGAGTGGCTCACCTGGGGCACCTGGGGTGACGACTACTTCCCGGTCGCCTTCCCGGCCTCGGGCTCGGTGGGATCGATGGCGGCGGCCAAGGCCTGCGCCGCCCGGCTGGCGGAGTTCATGCCGCTCGCGCTCGACGCCGGGCCCGAGCCGGGCACTCCGCTGGAGCGCGGCCTTGCCGAGCTGTGGCCGCGCACCGCGGGGCCGATGCCCGCGGCCGCCCGCGCGACCTTCCGCGCGGCGGTGTGCTCGATGGTCGAGAGCTGGCTGTGGGAACTGGCCAACCACATCCAGCACCGGGTGCCCGACCCGGTCGACTACCTGGAGATGCGGCGGCGCACCTTCGGCTCGGACCTCACCATCGCGCTCTCCAAGCTCGCCCGCGGCGGCACCGTGCCGGAGGCGGTGTTCGAGTCGACGACCATGCGGGGTATCGAGCACGCCGCGCAGGACTACGGCTGCCTGATCAACGACCTGTTCTCCTACCAAAAGGAGATCGAGTACGAGGGCGAGCTGCACAATGCCGTGCTGGTGGTCGAGACCTTCTTCGGCTGCGGGCGGGAGCGGGCCGCCGCCGTGGTCGACGATCTGATGCGGGCCAGGATGCGCCAGTTCCAGCGGCTCGTCGCCGAGGAGCTGCCGGTGCTGTTCGAGCACCACCGGCTCGACAGCGCGGCCCGCGCCGCGGTCACCGGCTACATCGGCGAGCTGCGCGACTGGATCGCGGGCATCCTGCACTGGCACCGCGGCACCAGCCGGTACCGGCCGGAGAATCTGCGCTACCCGGTCGGGCACGCACCGGCGGGCGGTGCCCCGGCGGCGTCCGTCGGGGCACCGCGCGGGCTCGGCACCTCGGCGGCGCGGATCGCCGCCCGCCCGCGCTCCCGGCATCGGACCATCGAGGGAAGGACGGCTTCGTGA